DNA sequence from the Leguminivora glycinivorella isolate SPB_JAAS2020 chromosome 13, LegGlyc_1.1, whole genome shotgun sequence genome:
TATCTGCAGAAGGTTACATGGCGTCGTTAAAGCGATTCGTTAGCCGCCGCGGACTGCCTTCTGACATTTACTCCGATAATGGAACCCAGTTTGTCGGGGCGTATAACGATTTAAAAAGGTTTCTTAGCACGAATGCAAGGACGTTATCTGAGTCTGCAGCAAATGACGGTATTAGGTTTCACTTTATTCCACCATATTCAGCGCACTTCGGTGGGTTGTGGGAAGCGGGGGTGAAATCCTGTAAACACCATTTAGTTAGAGTTCTAGGTAACTGTCACTTAACCCATTAACGGCTAGCGGTGCCATACGGCATCGCTTTTCCTGTGCTTAGTATTTCGCTGTCTAAGGTTACAATTATTGAAAAACTAAACAGATTTTTGATGAATTAGATACCTAAGGGTACCAGTTATCACTATAACCACATATATTGTAGCAATTTGGATTATATCTACTAATTTCGAGtacccaaaaatatagtatctAAAAATGGGCAAATTCTTCATGTTCGGTCTGAGGAAAATGGtcaaaaatggttttatttctagtaaagtataaattaaatgcattttattctattttggtATATATTATTGATCCGATggtactcaaaaactattaaattttaatttcactttCCGTGTATAGCACGGCAAAATTTGCCGATGCCGTACGGCATCAGTAGCCGAGTATGTTGTCTTTTCAaatgatataatattacgtgtactATGTTTAATTCCTCTTATGTTTTAGCATTTTGATTACAGTTTTAGACTATTATTGTCCTATTTCAACATATCTAGTGAAATTGCTTCAAGAAAAGTAAGGTTTTGAGTTATAACATCTATGTTGGTCCTCTTGCCCATACAGTATATCAAGGTTCAACCCACttggttataaattaatttctaacAACACTGGTTGAGATTAAGATAGGATGATGGCGTGGTACGATGATGCTTTTTACAGCTAAGAAATCTCAATACCGgtatcaatataattaaaagCTTCATATAGTATAACCTTACACCGGAGCTTCATATACCTCGTTTTTAGCCATTATAGAAAAATTAGGATGTCAATGCTACATTGTGATGAAGATTTTGGTCACTTAGTGGTTACTAATAATATACAGATATATTCAGACTGTTTCACAAACGGTTTACAACAAAATTAGTGAGATCAATATAAAGCAGTTGGGTATGTCTGGAATCTACCTAAACAATCAGTCATTTTCTGGTACCATGCGCTGAGGGTGTACCTCCTAGATGGGTCTTATAATAGTGTAAAAAACAATCCAGATAACGTAGTTGCCAGTACGATTTAGGCCTTTATCCTTAATGTACGTAAAACTTAcaagttacataaatatttaaaaaataacaacttgTAATTGTTGACACGGTACAAGGCTAGAGGTGCCATACGGCAtcagtatttttctccaaaactattggtccgatttaaattttaactttcggTCTCTAATCctggaaagaaatatagtaatatatttaaaaattatcaaaatcggcgacatgaaaaaaaatcagccgtTAATGGGTTAACATACCAAGAGATATATACGACACTGTGTCAAATAGAGGCAATCTTAAATTCTAGGCCTCTTACCCCTTTAACCAGCGATCCTTCTGATCTGTTACCACTCACTCCAGGTCACTTTTTGATCGGACGACCACTTACAGCTCTTCCGACTCCCTGTCTAACAGAGATTCCTCCTTTGAGGCTAACACGGTACCAGAGGATTGAGCAATTAAAACAACACTACTGGGTCCGCTGGTACAAGGAATACGTCTCTGAACTTCAGGAGCGCACTAAATGGAGGCAAGCCAAGGGTCAACTTGCAGTCGACACCATGGTCGTTATTAAGGACGACAACCTGCCTCCATTGAAATGGAAGCTCGGCAGAATCGTCAACGTCATGCCTGGATCCGATGGCATCAGTCGCGTGGCCGACATCAGGACGTCATCCGGGATCATCTGTCGTGCGTTCAGCAAGATATGTCCACTACCAGTCGACAAGTAATTCCTCGGTTGAAAGACCAAGCTTTCAACGTGGGCGGGCATGTTGGAACTAAACGCAAAGTTTCAACCATCACTACGACGACGGGAGCGACCTCTGCCTTAAAATATGCGCTCTAATTTGCGCATTAGCCATCTTCGTGACTTTCGTTTTTGAACTCGTATCGAGTAACCGATATCCTATTtttctattttgtattttgtggcAGAATAGAGgatttttacctttttaacatttttttattctgcCTGGTCCTTCTCCAAACCACAACATTGGTCTTATTCGTGGCTTATAAGATTACGCAGCGATGCAttgttacggcccagccacgacattggtataagcgcgacagcggtgagcggcggccatacattggagcgagacacagcgatgggacttttcattcgcacgtatggcttccgctcaccgctgacgcgcttagaccaatttCGTGGCTGGGCCATTAGTCTGTCAGTATCAAAAAGACACATTTTTTGGTAAAAACGTCACTTGatacgtacataataattatgtatttcgaGTATAAATTAACTATCGGCCTAGTTTTTAGACAATAATTGTCAAAAAACTAGGCCGATAGTTAATTTCTCAAAattccatttatttatttatttatttaaactttattgcacaattggaaaaaaaaagtacaaatggcggacttaatgccttgaggcattctctgccagtcaaccatagggccaaacagaaattcgcaaatgtgggtgcagtgagaaaaataaatttcatttcctttAGTGACCgtgaaaaaaggaagttcgaaacgagtagcggcaggagttacgaatttccttttcgcacgtgtatcgtacgacgtttttcagtaggtacagataGCACTCCAatgtttcgacctggcatataatgaaccacttctcgcactagtgcgtaaaaaacaccatttactgaaaaatatatttttcccctcactagctcggaaacacgtgttttgtcctttaataccagcgggtaaaaacgcattttatccactagtgggtaaagtaatttgaccttgaataaagtcaaatcaactgctttaaaattgacaaaagtaggtgaatctagtaataaagatgatttaccacctgtggaactactggaagcagtgataaacgcatttttgcgttgtagtttcctcgccatagtgaggggaaaagttttgtgttacactcgggtgcaaatatattttacttctcgtgtgttaaaaaactcgcaagttcaggattctattctcgaaccactcgcttcgctcgtggttcaactatagaatccgttcacttgctcgtttttcaattccacactcggcgttaaaatacaactttgcccccttgtataacaaataactatttctcaaacatgcaatgaaatattgtctttacgttccttaaaatgggctgggaagtatcgctttttgggcgcaacaactcgaaaggaatgtaaagggatttcatattattttttaggcctaggcctgagaagtaactttttttataaaatattgtcctttagagcatttttttttatttcattgtatgtttgagaaaagcactatacatgcctcggcgtgaaaacggattcccggcctcgtatccctatccggcctcgctcgcacgctcgctcggccgtatatacccacttggccggaaatcctcattttcccggcctctgatgtaatgtactattcctaAAGAACATCGTCCAGTATAAAATACTTTCAGCCCAACGTTCATTTTTCACCAGCCGCATGCATAGTTTATACAGGAAATATTAGCAGGAAAAATACTCTAGAATATTTCAGGATAAAAAGAAGGATtgcattaaaaataaacatgtgCGGAAAAGATTAAGGTTTTGCATTTTAGCCTTTTTAAGTGTTTAATGAATTATTTATGTCTGTCCCGTATTGAACCTGCGCTACATACGTACTAAcagaagtttaaataaaaaaaccggccaagtgcgagtcggactcgcccaccgagggttccgtacaaacttaatagttgaatcatcaaatgttattcataattattaactctacagacttgactaaatccctcaagactcaatttaccaattaacaagtaatatttgaatatacaattttattgttagacatcGTCCAAAGAAAATGAAGACTATTTGACTCAATAGTTTATATGTCGTAaagacgctcctgaaccgacctcattatatcaggaaaaacccgatgtaggaaatgagcgttcaacgtacagcgacatccaTCGTCAAATAAagtttatgttggtaaacttcggagataaggggggaaacggtattttttttttacattttacctcaaaacacaatttttttcctcaacaaaaaaattataataaatagttttcatatgtacagtttgagctctttctaacgataccccatttgacctagtaactttAAATTTGTAGTTTGTCCctctttcattttggccattttctgtaaataatattaataaattaaaaaaaaaacaccttcaatttgtagaggttaacaataatcataactattccaaatttcataccgatagcataagtaggttcttgagatatttagtaatatgacagacggacagacagacagacaggcggacagagcggcgccataacggttccttttgtatctttttagtacggaaccctaaaaagtatacAGCGCCCCCAAACAGTAACTTGCTAACATCCAAAATTACATGTGAAGTTTATGCTAACGAGTCACgtattaaaaaacgtcaaaaactacCCTAAAGGTATTCATTTCTTACAAATGTTAGGGATTATGATCTCATGGTTACTTAAAATATCAGAATATGTGAAGCAAGTTTTTGACCTAGCTacgtatattttataatttaatatgcAGAAAAGACagctttaaataatttttgtaaATAAGTACCTGTCAGAgataaaattattcaaaatatcACCTTGGTGTCTTTTAGCCCCGAGTATTTCACGCCTTAGTAGTATATATCTCATTTAACGACATAAACTGGTCAGACTGTCCCTACAGTCCATTCAGTAGTGTTGTTCCCATCTTTTAACGAGCTTTAGTTTCAGAAAAAGCAATATAAATATCAGCTCAATGCTAAGCTGCGTTGCCAGACATCGctaaatatgtttattttatttagaaaacgTTAAAAAACAATTTGTCCGAGTAGTTCCAACTTTATTTGATaaaccaaccaaatacaaaaccaaGCTAATCTGTCACTGGGCGAATGGTTTTTAACCTcctaatttattttcaattacCACCAAGTTTAAGGAGCCTTCGGAAGGTACATTTTATAAACATTTATACCTAAAGGTTCAGACTATAGTTCCTGAAATTTTGCATTATCAAAACTCGTGTTCTCAAATATATCAAGGACAAAGATCCGATCGACCACACTTAGTAACCAACAGGAATACATCCCAACTAATAGGGTTTCAGTGCTCAGGCACGTTCGCTTTGATACGTTTTACGGCATCTCTATACGACTATTTCACCCCAACCACCATAACGTCGTAAGTCACAACATAAAAATTTTActcacaaaaaaaaagtcgatGCTGAAGGCAAGATGTATCAAAGGTAACTGTTGTTtagtattgtattattttttgtcactTATACTGGTTTGTATCTAGAGAGTAAAAAGTCTATTTCTCTTTGAGTGCATCTTGTGCAGCGTCTAGTGATAAAAGACGCGTGCGTTCTCAAATCCTTTGAGCTTTGTAGTTTGCTGCTTTAAGAGTTAAAATAGCATTTCATGGTTTTCTtacaatatattttgaaattagGTTACAGTTTTACAATGGTAGAAAGTGGTTTGTAAGTTGtgttaagtaattaaaattatgtctAGTTACTGAAGGCCTATTTAACATAAAACAGTATTTATCGGGATTAAGAACCCAAAaccggacgaccggtctggcgcagtcggtagtgaccctgcctgcctgcgttcgaatcccggtaagggcatttatttgtgtgatgagcacagatatttgttcctgcgtcatggatgttttctatgtatataagtatttatatattatatatatcgttgtctgagtacccataacacaagccttcttgagcttaccgtgggcctcagtcaatctgtgtaagaatgtcctataatatttatttatatttaattattttttaaaccaTTGGTTTCAGTGGCAGGATCACTTAAACaaacacaaataatttattttattcagcaaataggccataGGGGAACTTTTACACGTCAACATTCAGGAAGGTGTacagaaatattaacaattcaaaatataaattgtaaTCGAATTGTTAAACTTAGCAAAAGGGACGATAATTACTTATaaatgtataaagtctctaaatgtcgtcTAACctgaagaataaaaaaaaaacacaaacaaaTACAAAGAACTACTAAcctaaaaccgaaataaattacatatatgaaagaaaaagtgaccaacacgggggcaagaaccataccgttctgccctagggatggacagagggcgctacgagtccttgtatagattactcatatgagagataatttcgacctcgacagctgtgacctgggttgccgagcggattaagaggcatctcccgcgataggagggtacgctggttcgattccagcctcaggcaccagaggacttggtcactttttctttcattttaatttatttcggttttaatttatatacatagtagtgtgactactttaagacagcacaagttgaaatattttcaatagattataatttaacttgtgttcattagaactaCTAACCTGCTAGACCAGACATCACGGCTAAGATGGATGGCTGTCTATCATTTGTCACTatgtctgtcacgttctaacaactaacaagtatgtaagtgcgaaagtgacgcatgatatGACAAGAGACAAAAAGACGACCAATGTAGGGCCACTGGCCATAAATTCTCTTGTGAATTCCCAAACCTGTCACCACGGAAAGCTGCAGTATTAAAAGTTACTGCTAATGAAGTCTCAATCCGAATTTCACCTTTCACCCCATCAGTATTCAACGCATATGCGCGGTAATATTGGTTCCATTCATCAGCTTCCTAATAACCGTAAAAACAAATAATGAATCAGCATTAGCGCCTGCATCTGTCCCGACTTGCATCCAGACTCTGATAAAACGCAGTATCTCCCACTATTCAGCTCCACTATACAGCTTTTTGGCTTCACCAACTTAATACTTCTCTACCCATTCAAAGAACCAGATAACTGCTTAAACTGACATTGCATTTATCGCTTTTTAACTTCAAAATTTCACGCGCGCGCGAAAAAGGCAGTAACTTTCTGCGACAATTTGCGATTTACGTCGTTTTTTGGATGTACGTTTTCTTTGATTGTAAAAGGTTGTAAGTGTAATTTTAGGCTTGTTATATACGTCATTTTGTGAGGGTAAGTAGGGCTTGCCTGTGTTATTTATAGCCCGATTTGTCGTCGGGCCAAACCGCGCCGATTCACCGTGTTTAATGCCTCCACGATAAACAACCTCTGCTATTTACGCTTACACTATgcggtcattatttttataggcTTGTGTTTCGTTTTTATAGGGAAACGATTATTGTAAGTGGGTGATATGGAAGAGTGATGCTTATTGTTTTTGTGCGGGCACGGTGTTTTTAAATATCTAGGAGGCTTGAGATTAATTACTTTTATTAGAAATCTggtattttatttgatttttttgcgaCAATGGAAGTACAAACTAGATTTGGAAGagaaatacatattaaataaaagttACTTTATCTGCGTAAATATCTTTGGCCGATAAGCaaagttaatagttatttattttacaaggggacaaagtagttgtttaaccgtacgtgccaatattgatatccgagccaacgaaagattccaaaaagtggaatcttgagcgctgtgagggtatcaaggcacgaaggtcaaacaaactttgccaccgagtgattcacaaaatttttcaccacaccaacacggaCAAAATACTGacaataaaacatcaaaataaatcaattttttttatattacgtcggtggcaaacaagcatacggtccgcctgatggaaagcggtcaaagcggtcaccgtaccctatggacgcctgcaactctaggagtgtcacatgcgcgttgccaacccattagaaacccaaacccaaatccatcaatttactcaatatttatgattcaaaatcatcatttataggtaacatCTAGCaaccagattaagacatcgagttaaaatttgtatgaaattacttcttgcccccttgtggataaaatgcaatttgctatctgttttcgaatagcaaagaaagcctttagcagttggtgtggtgaaaaatcatAATACTATAATAGATTTCCGCAAAGTACCTAACGCTTGACTCCGTCCTACTTTTCGATCACTCTTTAGCAACTAAGCTACCGCTGAGTATTTATCTGAAGAGTGCGAATCATGTTTTTTCATTCGTCATTGATATACGCGCCCGGTgactattttaaaaatactatttcagtacagatggtcgcttttttatgcactagttcgagaagtggttcattatatggcaggtcgaaacttcggaggctcatctgtactgaaaaacgtcgtacgatacacgtgcgaaaacttccttttttacgcacttgtatcgtaatgtattattttgaGCAAGCTGCACTAagggtgaaataaaattatcaaaTACCAAATTTATTTATCAAATTCCAGTCTTATTAATACTTGTACCTACAAGTAAATAATCCGATTTGGCTTGTTAGCGTGATTTTAATCCTTAAAGGTGTTACTGTGTCAAAGTTCAGTAAAATACCATTAATTTTATCAGCATTTCGTATTCAGAACCTAGCGAATAATGTATTAAAGTTGATAATTTGGTAGGTAACTGTTGGGTAatgaaatagtttattttattacaattcaGTTATGTCATTAGTCGGTCAGACTTTTCACCTTGTCTGGTCGATGTCAAAGTTAGGTTGTAGGTAAacttttatacaccgtgttgtttttgttttccgttaaattcgacacgtagctaggttcattatcaggaacacCTGtacatcacttttagttaaattcgcaaaaaaaattgcatcattttcatacataataaatgaatt
Encoded proteins:
- the LOC125232975 gene encoding uncharacterized protein LOC125232975 isoform X4: MAMDGPGRRASWPLAAGAGAASAAHARSAVRQVKEKCFVGLDERQTNTERTKWRQAKGQLAVDTMVVIKDDNLPPLKWKLGRIVNVMPGSDGISRVADIRTSSGIICRAFSKICPLPVDK